The Callospermophilus lateralis isolate mCalLat2 chromosome 15, mCalLat2.hap1, whole genome shotgun sequence genome window below encodes:
- the Cyp26a1 gene encoding cytochrome P450 26A1 gives MGLPALLASALCTFVLPLLLFLAAIKLWDLYCVSSRDRSCSLPLPPGTMGFPFFGETLQMVLQRRKFLQMKRRKYGFIYKTHLFGRPTVRVMGADNVRRILLGEHRLVSVHWPASVRTILGSGCLSNLHDSSHKQRKKVIMQAFSREALQCYVPVIIEEVGGCLERWLSCGERGLLVYPEVKRLMFRIAMRILLGCEPPRAGSGEAEQQLVEAFEEMTRNLFSLPIDVPFSGLYRGMKARNLIHARIEENIRAKICRLRAGEADRSCKDALQLLIEHSWERGERLDMQALKQSSTELLFGGHETTASAATSLITYLGLYPHVLQKVREELKSKGLLCKSNQDNKLDMEILEQLKYIGCVIKETLRLNPPVPGGFRVALKTFELNGYQIPKGWNVIYSICDTHDVADIFTNKEEFNPDRFMPPHPEDASRFSFIPFGGGLRSCVGKEFAKILLKIFTVELARHCDWRLLNGPPTMKTSPTVYPVDNLPARFTHFQGEV, from the exons ATGGGGCTCCCCGCGCTGCTGGCCAGTGCGCTCTGCACCTTTGTGCTACCACTGCTGCTCTTTTTGGCTGCGATCAAGCTCTGGGACTTGTACTGCGTGAGCAGCCGCGACCGCAGCTGCTCTCTTCCCTTACCCCCCGGGACTATGGGCTTCCCATTCTTTGGGGAAACGTTGCAGATGGTGCTGCAG CGGAGGAAGTTTCTGCAGATGAAGCGCAGGAAATACGGCTTCATTTACAAGACACATCTATTTGGGCGGCCCACGGTTCGGGTGATGGGCGCGGACAACGTGCGGCGCATCTTGCTCGGAGAGCATCGGCTGGTGTCGGTCCACTGGCCCGCGTCGGTGCGCACCATCTTGGGCTCTGGCTGTCTCTCCAACCTGCATGATTCCTCGCACAAGCAGCGCAAGAAG GTGATTATGCAGGCTTTCAGCCGTGAGGCACTTCAGTGCTACGTGCCAGTGATCATTGAAGAAGTGGGCGGTTGCCTGGAACGATGGCTGAGCTGCGGCGAGCGCGGCCTTCTGGTCTACCCCGAGGTGAAGCGCCTCATGTTCCGCATCGCCATGCGCATCCTGCTGGGCTGTGAGCCCCCGCGGGCTGGCAGCGGAGAGGCAGAGCAGCAACTCGTCGAAGCCTTTGAGGAGATGACCCGCAATCTCTTCTCGCTACCCATCGACGTGCCTTTCAGCGGGTTGTACCGG GGCATGAAGGCGCGGAACCTCATTCACGCACGCATCGAGGAGAACATTAGAGCCAAGATCTGCCGGCTGCGGGCTGGGGAAGCAGACAGGAGCTGTAAAGACGCGCTGCAGCTGTTGATTGAGCACTCCTGGGAAAGGGGAGAGCGGCTGGACATGCAG GCACTAAAGCAATCTTCAACTGAACTACTCTTTGGAGGACACGAAACCACGGCCAGTGCAGCTACATCTCTGATCACTTACCTGGGACTGTATCCTCACGTTCTCCAGAAAGTTAGAGAGGAGCTGAAGAGTAAG GGCTTACTTTGCAAGAGCAATCAAGACAACAAGTTGGACATGGAAATCCTGGAACAACTTAAGTATATAGGGTGTGTTATTAAGGAGACCCTCCGACTGAATCCCCCAGttccaggaggatttcgagttgctCTGAAGACTTTTGAATTAAAT GGTTACCAGATTCCCAAGGGCTGGAATGTTATCTACAGTATCTGTGATACTCATGATGTGGCTGATATCTTCACTAACAAGGAGGAATTTAATCCTGACCGCTTTATGCCGCCTCACCCAGAGGATGCATCTAGGTTCAGCTTCATTCCATTTGGAGGAGGCCTTAGGAGCTGTGTAGGCAAAGAATTTGCAAAAATTCTTCTCAAAATATTTACAGTGGAGCTGGCCAGGCATTGTGACTGGCGGCTTCTAAATGGACCTCCTACAATGAAAACCAGTCCCACTGTGTATCCTGTGGATAATCTCCCTGCAAGATTCACTCATTTCCAGGGAGAAGTCTGA